In Cryptomeria japonica chromosome 10, Sugi_1.0, whole genome shotgun sequence, a genomic segment contains:
- the LOC131027519 gene encoding BTB/POZ domain-containing protein At3g50780-like, producing MDSPFFQFGDQRKGDVKLQIICSDGLPYRGNPIYLHSQVLKKSSYLEAKLSETGIIKLCIPRDGSAPAENYIDCIRLMYSSYYQTHFSFSTLDKALLILPVASELLFEEGIRACMEYLEAVCWTPEQKLRIQALLSSLQVNISTDLAQRLKISKSFFDEELEHLEKIVPRLLFEIFKKPCGVSREHMQETVKKQIVAYFQEDIHPAIQKICRGALLNEFRTRIERIKCGSSTKKRNSACESLLWLLDLIKLCKRGVFEAAFKIFVEDEGIADILVKPRISSSFFLDSDRAYSSRVLEILVHRFLVGVADGQIVIPKRARVSFLIKWVPVIAYLILDIPMYMIIRVILLIVVSLRLLCLSLPVDILGV from the coding sequence ATGGATTCTCCATTTTTCCAATTTGGCGATCAGAGAAAGGGTGATGTGAAACTGCAAATAATTTGCTCAGATGGACTTCCATACCGTGGTAATCCCATTTACCTGCATTCTCAAGTTTTGAAGAAATCAAGTTATCTTGAAGCGAAGCTTTCTGAAACTGGGATCATCAAGTTATGCATTCCTCGGGATGGCTCTGCTCCTGCTGAGAATTACATCGACTGTATTCGTCTCATGTATTCATCTTACTACCAAACACACTTTTCTTTCTCCACTCTAGATAAGGCCCTACTCATTCTACCGGTTGCTTCCGAATTGCTATTTGAAGAGGGAATTCGAGCTTGCATGGAATATTTGGAAGCAGTTTGTTGGACTCCTGAACAAAAGCTCAGAATCCAagctcttctatcatctttgcaggtAAATATTTCCACTGATTTAGCTCAAAGACTTAAAATATCTAAATCCTTTTTTGATGAAGAACTAGAGCACTTAGAAAAGATTGTACCGAGATtgctttttgaaatttttaaaaagcCCTGCGGCGTGTCTCGAGAACATATGCAAGAAACAGTGAAGAAACAGATAGTTGCATATTTTCAGGAAGATATACATCCTGCTATTCAAAAAATATGCAGAGGTGCTCTTTTAAACGAATTTAGGACTAGAATTGAGCGTATTAAATGTGGATCCTCTACCAAGAAAAGGAATTCTGCTTGTGAATCTCTTTTGTGGTTGTTGGACTTGATTAAGCTCTGTAAAAGGGGTGTATTTGAAGCTGCATTCAAAATTTTTGTTGAAGATGAAGGCATTGCTGACATATTAGTAAAACCCCGAATAAGTTCGTCGTTCTTTTTAGATTCAGATAGGGCATATTCGAGCCGTGTGCTAGAAATTTTAGTCCACAGGTTTCTGGTCGGTGTGGCAGATGGACAAATAGTTATTCCCAAACGAGCACGTGTTTCATTTCTGATAAAGTGGGTGCCAGTCATAGCATATCTTATCTTAGATATACCAATGTACATGATCATCCGCGTGATCTTATTGATTGTAGTAAGTCTTCGGTTACTGTGTTTGAGTCTTCCCGTAGACATACTGGGTGTTTGA